The Zygosaccharomyces rouxii strain CBS732 chromosome G complete sequence genome contains a region encoding:
- the FCP1 gene encoding protein serine/threonine phosphatase (similar to uniprot|Q03254 Saccharomyces cerevisiae YMR277W FCP1 Carboxy-terminal domain (CTD) phosphatase) — protein MATPVIAPESLPYPITIDQLIAPIGSTVKKGQRLFAYKFWYMVEIASSPDENDGNGGAQHSKKTVRESIEFFESPFEGDLVSWEVDRGDEVASARQVICEIMRPCNHDVVYGGLCTMCGKEVDENDQMEANLAISHTDTNLKVSRKEAEDMEHFLKQRLRQSKKLVLVVDLDQTVIHCGVDPTIGEWKKDPSNPNYETLKDVQMFSLEEEPIVPPMYMGPRLPERKCWYFVKVRPGLREFFAQLAPLYEMHIYTMATRTYALEIAKIIDPDGSLFGDRILSRDENGSLTQKSLERLFPTDQSMVIVIDDRGDVWNWCPNLIKVVPYNFFVGVGDINSNFLPRQQSGLLQLGRRTHKKPQESDELLTDIMDTEKRLQEKIDEEVKRQEEKLSHQLTTNDEPVQGESKEQLTKKLEYSASLEVQQQNRPLATLQKHMHNQRLLVDDDDELYYLKDTLAKIHRKYYKLLDEGNENSADIQSLVPTMKGQVFKDCYFVFSGLIPLGTNIRRADIVLWTGMFGAITSSEIDENTTHVITKTPGTYKARIAKGFNENVKVVHPDWVFECLVTWTHVDEKPYELIIQDPATEEEIQDFKRKIEQRHLIEEQRREQFESEALMKTAQDSTLNLFAGGTSWLNDEDEEISEDEEDDNDDEEEEEEEDVADGGYGANDIPDGGNEDNRNKENDSDRAPTNQQDQQDQKQDQGGEKPQEQTKDPESLKRALQNSDSQSSEDQPSQKKVHLENSKGNREDDSESDLEEELLNALDA, from the coding sequence ATGGCTACACCGGTGATAGCGCCTGAAAGTCTTCCATATCCGATTACTATTGATCAGCTTATAGCACCCATTGGTAGTACCGTTAAGAAGGGGCAGCGGCTCTTTGCTTACAAGTTTTGGTACATGGTTGAAATTGCTAGCTCCCCTGACGAAAATGATGGTAACGGTGGAGCACAGCATTCAAAGAAGACGGTCAgagaatcaattgaattttttgaatCACCATTTGAAGGTGATCTCGTAAGTTGGGAAGTGGATAGAGGCGATGAAGTTGCATCTGCAAGACAAGTGATATGTGAAATTATGAGACCTTGCAATCACGATGTTGTTTATGGAGGGCTTTGTACAATGTGTGGTaaagaagttgatgaaaacgATCAAATGGAAGCCAATCTAGCCATTTCACATACTGAtaccaatttgaaagttAGTCGTAAGGAGGCTGAGGATATGGAACATTTTTTAAAACAAAGATTAAGACAAtctaaaaaattggtactAGTAGTTGATTTGGACCAAACTGTGATACATTGTGGTGTTGATCCAACTATTGGTGAGTGGAAGAAAGATCCATCCAATCCAAACTACGAAACTCTTAAGGATGTCCAAATGTTTTCACTGGAGGAAGAACCAATTGTGCCGCCCATGTACATGGGACCGAGACTACctgaaagaaaatgttGGTATTTTGTTAAAGTTAGACCTGGCCTAAGGGAATTCTTTGCACAATTGGCACCACTATATGAAATGCATATTTATACCATGGCCACTAGAACCTATGCGCTTGAGATTGCTAAGATTATCGATCCTGATGGATCGCTTTTCGGTGATCGAATTTTATCAAGagatgaaaatggttcTTTAACTCAAAAGTCACTAGAAAGGTTATTTCCAACAGATCAATCCATGGTAATTGTCATTGATGACAGAGGTGATGTTTGGAATTGGTGTCCAAATTTAATCAAAGTGGTTCCGTACAATTTCTTTGTCGGTGTGGGTGATataaattcaaattttctgCCTAGGCAACAATCAGGTCTTTTACAATTAGGTAGGCGAACGCATAAGAAACCACAAGAATCTGATGAATTGTTAACAGATATTATGGATACTGAGAAAAGATTGCAAGAAAAgatcgatgaagaagtcAAAAgacaagaggaaaaattaaGCCATCAATTGACCACCAATGATGAACCAGTTCAAGGAGAATCTAAGGAACAATTGACGAAAAAATTAGAATATTCCGCATCATTAGAAGTTCAACAGCAGAATAGACCATTAGCTACTTTACAAAAACATATGCATAATCAGAGGTTATTGGtagatgacgatgatgaattatACTATTTGAAGGATACTCTGGCGAAAATACATCGTAAATATTATAAACTTCTAGATGAAGGTAATGAAAACAGTGCAGATATCCAATCCTTAGTGCCAACTATGAAAGGACAggttttcaaagattgtTATTTTGTATTTTCAGGTTTGATACCGTTGGGCACAAATATTAGAAGAGCAGATATTGTTCTTTGGACTGGAATGTTTGGTGCTATTACATCATCAGAAATCGATGAAAATACAACACACGTTATAACAAAGACACCGGGTACTTATAAGGCAAGAATTGCCAAGGGTTTTAATGAAAACGTTAAAGTAGTCCATCCGGATTGGGTATTTGAATGTTTGGTCACTTGGACAcatgttgatgaaaaacCCTACGAATTAATCATTCAAGATCCAGcaacagaagaagagattcaagatttcaaaCGCAAGATCGAACAGCGTCATCTAATTGAAGAGCAACGTAGAGAGCAATTCGAATCAGAGGCTCTAATGAAAACGGCACAGGATAGCACGCTTAATCTGTTTGCAGGCGGAACGTCATGGCTCaatgatgaggatgaagaaatttctgaagatgaggaggacgataatgatgatgaggaggaggaggaggaggaagatgTTGCTGATGGCGGCTATGGTGCAAATGATATTCCTGATGGAGGTAACGAAGACAACCGCAATAAAGAGAACGATAGTGATCGTGCACCTACAAATCAGCAAGATCAACAGGATCAAAAGCAAGACCAAGGAGGAGAAAAACCGCAGGAACAAACAAAGGATCCGGAATCTCTGAAAAGGGCATTACAAAATTCAGATTCACAATCTTCAGAAGATCAACCGAGCCAAAAGAAGGTCCATCTGGAAAATTCGAAGGGTAATCGTGAGGATGACAGTGAATCGGATCTGGAAGAGGAACTACTCAATGCATTAGATGCTTGA